The proteins below come from a single Pyramidobacter porci genomic window:
- a CDS encoding ComEC/Rec2 family competence protein — MDSLLNEIPALLLLQSCALSLAAAERGLPLWLAIFLSACALGAEMLLSEERWYARKFSFALAFVALSGVFSVFLQSRLEEGTTPVKAVSGRFLVAERRQWGEREVLRVTDERGAGWLLAVGKGLQDVEEGDELSLEASVVPLRNGSLRSSFSPRQYWMARGVQGELRRAARVEKRGKSLSSHSFRQYLRTQLETLPRNTRALAAAILLGDRDADLREDYRRWGISHILAVSGWHVGLALILGCLIFGSGRRGLFWCSLLLWGYCLTSGASMSAVRASLMVQIGMLGLYWGHPSHALNAIGVAGIAMLLWNPWCFFDLGWRLSVIAAIAVTALEKSRSSLLVFFSPLVMWILTSPLIAPLAGGIYLSSLPINAMASALFAVILFAVLVAAIPCILGIHLLWLAWPAEKLMQIWALAADQWVEWLPQALPVHFFSAWLCTGVLFFLVALAGKVSLRRAVLLGGCGALIAVIF, encoded by the coding sequence ATGGATTCCCTGTTGAACGAGATTCCCGCGCTTCTGCTGCTGCAAAGCTGCGCGCTCTCGCTGGCGGCGGCGGAACGCGGGCTCCCTTTATGGCTGGCGATTTTCCTTTCCGCCTGCGCGCTCGGCGCGGAAATGCTGCTTTCGGAAGAGCGCTGGTACGCGCGCAAGTTTTCTTTCGCGCTGGCGTTCGTTGCGCTGTCGGGCGTTTTCTCCGTGTTCCTGCAGTCGCGGCTCGAAGAAGGAACAACGCCCGTAAAAGCCGTTTCCGGCCGTTTCCTTGTGGCGGAGCGGCGGCAGTGGGGAGAGCGCGAAGTGCTTCGGGTGACCGACGAGCGCGGCGCCGGCTGGCTTCTCGCCGTCGGCAAAGGACTGCAGGACGTCGAAGAAGGCGACGAACTTTCGCTGGAAGCTTCCGTCGTTCCGCTCCGGAACGGCTCTTTGAGAAGTTCCTTTTCCCCGCGGCAGTACTGGATGGCCCGCGGCGTGCAGGGCGAACTGCGCCGGGCCGCGCGCGTCGAAAAACGGGGCAAAAGCCTTTCGAGTCACAGCTTCCGCCAGTATTTAAGGACGCAGCTCGAAACGCTGCCGCGCAACACGCGCGCTCTGGCGGCCGCCATCCTTCTCGGCGATCGGGACGCCGACCTCCGCGAAGACTACAGACGATGGGGAATCAGCCACATCTTGGCCGTTTCGGGATGGCACGTCGGGCTGGCCCTGATACTCGGCTGTCTGATCTTCGGCAGCGGGCGGCGCGGGCTTTTTTGGTGCTCTTTGCTCCTGTGGGGATATTGCCTCACCAGCGGAGCGTCGATGAGCGCCGTGCGCGCCTCTTTGATGGTGCAGATCGGCATGCTCGGGCTTTACTGGGGGCACCCCTCCCATGCCCTGAATGCGATCGGCGTCGCCGGGATCGCTATGCTCCTGTGGAATCCGTGGTGCTTCTTCGATCTCGGCTGGCGATTGTCCGTTATCGCCGCGATCGCCGTGACGGCTTTGGAAAAATCCAGATCGTCGCTGCTCGTCTTTTTTTCTCCGCTTGTCATGTGGATCTTGACGTCGCCGCTGATCGCGCCGCTGGCCGGAGGCATTTACCTGTCGTCCCTGCCGATCAACGCCATGGCTTCCGCGCTGTTTGCCGTGATCCTTTTCGCCGTGCTCGTCGCGGCGATCCCTTGTATTTTGGGGATCCATCTTTTATGGCTGGCTTGGCCGGCGGAAAAGCTGATGCAGATCTGGGCGCTGGCGGCCGATCAATGGGTCGAATGGCTGCCGCAGGCGCTTCCGGTCCATTTTTTCTCCGCCTGGCTGTGCACGGGCGTTTTGTTTTTTCTCGTCGCTCTGGCGGGAAAAGTTTCCCTCCGGCGGGCCGTCCTGCTGGGAGGCTGCGGAGCGTTGATCGCCGTCATCTTTTAG
- the miaB gene encoding tRNA (N6-isopentenyl adenosine(37)-C2)-methylthiotransferase MiaB, whose protein sequence is MYGFAMKVYGCQMNQYDADKIRTALVARGAYETAEEGADAIVFVGCSIRDKAEHKVWSELGHYEERWRKEGRPVVAMTGCIAQNVGVDMSRRYPWVRVVSGPRHIGLVPDALETALSGDEKVVLLDDDPRELHELRFAPLERQFPWKASVMISHGCDNFCTYCIVPYVRGRFASRSPREIMDEVKQLVEGGVKEICLLGQNVDTYGRDLDRYSFADLLNDVAHIAGLERLRFMTSYPTDFTKDVVDAIAGNSNICPAINLPIQAGSDRILKAMNRRYTVEEYAEVVDCIRRGLPEVGLTSDLIVGFPGETDEDFACSVAALKRFRFDQVHTAAYSRRQGTPAAAMREQIPESVKNRRLNEVNRLQTEIARDINEKLIGRRYRVLVDGKALKGNLLQGRNPADKVILFEGAESVIGTFADVEVTAADSWSLKGRIL, encoded by the coding sequence GTGTACGGTTTTGCGATGAAAGTTTACGGGTGTCAAATGAATCAGTACGACGCCGACAAAATCAGGACGGCGCTCGTCGCGCGCGGAGCTTACGAAACTGCGGAAGAAGGCGCCGACGCGATCGTCTTCGTCGGCTGCAGCATCCGCGACAAGGCCGAGCATAAAGTCTGGAGCGAATTGGGCCATTACGAAGAACGCTGGCGCAAAGAGGGGCGTCCCGTCGTCGCCATGACGGGCTGCATCGCCCAAAACGTGGGCGTCGATATGTCCAGACGTTATCCGTGGGTCCGGGTCGTTTCCGGTCCCCGGCACATCGGCCTGGTGCCCGACGCTTTGGAAACGGCCTTGTCGGGCGACGAGAAAGTCGTTTTGCTCGACGACGATCCCCGCGAACTGCACGAACTGCGCTTTGCCCCGCTGGAGCGCCAATTTCCCTGGAAAGCTTCGGTGATGATCTCGCACGGCTGCGACAATTTCTGCACCTACTGCATCGTCCCTTACGTGCGCGGGCGATTCGCTTCCCGCAGTCCCCGGGAGATCATGGACGAAGTGAAGCAGCTTGTCGAAGGGGGAGTCAAAGAAATCTGCCTGCTCGGGCAAAACGTCGACACCTACGGAAGAGATCTCGACCGTTACAGCTTCGCCGATTTGCTGAACGACGTCGCCCATATCGCGGGCCTGGAGCGTCTGCGCTTCATGACTTCTTATCCGACGGATTTCACGAAAGACGTGGTCGACGCGATCGCGGGAAACTCCAATATCTGCCCCGCGATCAATCTGCCGATCCAGGCGGGCAGCGACCGGATCCTGAAAGCGATGAACCGGCGCTACACGGTGGAGGAGTATGCCGAAGTCGTCGACTGCATCCGCCGCGGCCTGCCCGAAGTCGGTCTGACGTCCGATCTGATCGTGGGTTTTCCCGGCGAGACGGACGAGGACTTCGCCTGTTCCGTGGCGGCGCTGAAGCGGTTCCGCTTCGATCAGGTCCACACGGCGGCCTATTCGCGCCGGCAGGGGACGCCGGCGGCCGCGATGAGGGAACAGATCCCCGAAAGCGTGAAAAATCGGCGCTTGAACGAGGTCAATCGACTGCAGACGGAAATCGCCAGAGACATCAACGAAAAACTGATCGGGCGGCGCTACCGCGTACTGGTCGACGGCAAGGCGCTGAAAGGGAATCTCCTGCAGGGGCGGAATCCGGCCGACAAAGTGATCCTTTTCGAAGGCGCCGAAAGCGTGATCGGGACGTTCGCCGACGTGGAAGTGACCGCCGCCGACAGCTGGTCGCTGAAGGGGAGAATTCTTTAG
- a CDS encoding epoxyqueuosine reductase QueH, whose amino-acid sequence MEGKLLFHACCGPCATTGVHALTAEKWNVALYFYGGNIHPYDEWQRRLEALQKLAAAYCVPLIVRPYDTSEWDRRTDGLENESEGGRRCERCMRLQLESAAKKAAELSLSTLCTSLTLSPQKHPDLINLWGAELAGRYALNWEGRIWRKKNGQLFSVQECKRLGLYRQNYCGCRYSMGRPHRF is encoded by the coding sequence ATGGAAGGAAAATTACTGTTCCACGCCTGCTGCGGTCCCTGCGCGACGACCGGTGTCCACGCTCTGACCGCGGAAAAGTGGAACGTTGCGCTTTATTTTTACGGCGGCAACATCCATCCCTACGATGAATGGCAGCGGCGGCTGGAAGCTTTGCAAAAACTGGCGGCGGCGTATTGCGTCCCGCTGATCGTCCGCCCTTACGACACTTCCGAATGGGACCGCCGTACGGACGGCCTTGAGAATGAAAGCGAAGGCGGACGCCGCTGCGAGCGCTGCATGCGCCTGCAGCTGGAAAGCGCCGCGAAAAAGGCGGCCGAGCTTTCCTTGTCGACGCTTTGCACCAGCCTGACGCTGAGCCCGCAGAAACACCCCGACCTGATCAACCTCTGGGGCGCGGAACTTGCCGGCCGTTACGCGCTGAACTGGGAAGGGCGAATCTGGAGGAAGAAGAACGGGCAGCTCTTCTCCGTTCAAGAATGCAAGCGGCTGGGGCTTTACCGGCAAAATTACTGCGGGTGCCGTTACAGCATGGGGCGCCCTCACCGTTTTTAG
- a CDS encoding M24 family metallopeptidase encodes MPLESYMENRLVGLRKKLLEEKLDALLLIDSESSGWENLFYYSGFHGSSAVVAVTQERAVLATDSRYLTQAAQQSPFEIRAVKTGESQVATAGRLLDELKIRRCGYDGAMLCAQTYLALSEFSVEWRDFSAAMAEQRRHKDAREIELIARAADIASAAYLETLPLVRPGMREKEFAKLLELNIARHDGEGVWHKSDMIVASGVRSAMPHGVASSKKMELGDQVTVDYGAIFGAYMSDLTRNFSLGAPKDAEFLEIHEVLLKAHRDSAALLKPGARGCDVHAAAAKVIADAGYGAYFGHGLGHSFGLEIHEAPRLSPLYQGTLRCGDVITVEPGIYIPDRGGLRIEDDYLITEDGARRLSANLPQEFVRLPL; translated from the coding sequence ATGCCTCTTGAGAGTTACATGGAGAACCGTCTGGTCGGTCTGAGAAAGAAATTGCTGGAAGAAAAACTCGACGCTTTGCTTTTGATCGATTCCGAGTCGAGCGGCTGGGAGAATCTGTTTTATTACAGCGGCTTTCACGGCTCGTCCGCCGTCGTCGCGGTGACGCAGGAGCGGGCGGTCCTTGCCACGGATTCGCGCTATCTGACGCAGGCCGCGCAGCAGTCGCCTTTCGAGATCCGCGCGGTGAAGACGGGGGAGAGCCAGGTCGCGACGGCCGGACGCCTTCTCGACGAACTGAAAATCCGCCGCTGCGGCTACGACGGCGCCATGCTCTGCGCGCAGACCTATCTGGCATTGAGCGAGTTCTCCGTCGAATGGCGCGATTTTTCGGCGGCCATGGCCGAGCAGCGCCGCCACAAAGACGCTCGTGAAATCGAATTGATCGCCAGGGCGGCCGACATCGCCTCCGCCGCGTATCTGGAAACGCTGCCGCTGGTCAGGCCGGGCATGAGAGAAAAAGAATTCGCCAAGTTGCTCGAATTGAACATCGCCCGGCACGACGGCGAAGGAGTGTGGCACAAAAGCGACATGATCGTCGCTTCCGGCGTTCGCAGCGCCATGCCGCACGGCGTGGCCAGCTCGAAAAAAATGGAGCTGGGCGATCAGGTCACCGTCGATTACGGCGCGATCTTCGGCGCCTATATGTCGGACCTGACGCGGAACTTTTCTCTGGGCGCGCCCAAAGACGCCGAGTTTCTGGAGATTCATGAAGTTCTCCTGAAAGCCCACCGGGATTCCGCGGCGCTGCTGAAGCCGGGCGCGCGCGGGTGCGACGTGCATGCGGCCGCCGCCAAGGTCATCGCCGACGCCGGCTACGGAGCGTATTTCGGGCATGGGCTGGGACACAGCTTCGGCCTGGAAATCCATGAAGCGCCGCGCCTTTCGCCGCTGTACCAGGGAACGCTCCGGTGCGGCGACGTGATCACGGTCGAGCCGGGGATTTACATTCCCGATCGGGGCGGCCTGCGCATCGAAGACGATTACCTGATTACGGAAGACGGGGCGCGCCGCCTTTCCGCCAATTTACCGCAGGAGTTCGTTCGCCTGCCGCTGTGA
- the rd gene encoding rubredoxin, producing the protein MKKYVCSVCGWEYDPAAGDPDNGIAPGTAFEDLPEDFVCPVCGVGKDQFEAAE; encoded by the coding sequence ATGAAAAAGTATGTGTGTTCTGTGTGTGGGTGGGAATACGATCCGGCGGCGGGCGATCCCGATAACGGCATCGCGCCCGGCACGGCCTTCGAAGATCTTCCCGAGGACTTCGTCTGCCCCGTCTGCGGCGTAGGCAAGGATCAGTTCGAAGCGGCCGAATGA
- the lysS gene encoding lysine--tRNA ligase codes for MAEIAAGTQETEILRQRVDKLRRLREEEGYNPFENEKWNVDHTVAQVRKDFDYLKAEEAVPETKFSMAGRLMTLRRQGKAAFVNMQDETGTIQLYFRYDTLGEKDYTFFKKWLDSGDIIGLVGHPFRTQRGELTVAVERFRLLTKALRPLPEKWHGLTDLEIRYRKRYLDLIVNPEAREVFRKRAKIISTFRAVLEKHGTLEVETPVLSYLAGGANARPFITYHNALGANMYLRIATELYLKRLVVGMMGRVYEISKDFRNEGMDLTHNPEFTMMEVYWPYADYVDMMDLTEELIRESCIAANGTPVIERNGVALDFAKPFRRATMVELVKETCGVDFAAITDEEARDAARQNKIEITGHESRFKILTMFMEEFVEEKLVQPTFVMGHPVEISPLSKKDPEHPDYTHRFELFCCGKELSNGYSELNDPIDQKNRFLDQAQKKTEGEDETHPFDEDFVEALEQGLPPTGGLGIGMDRVVMFLTNCRSIRDVIFFPTMKPVENQQPSKDSENKG; via the coding sequence ATGGCGGAAATTGCAGCCGGCACTCAGGAAACGGAAATTCTCAGACAACGCGTCGACAAGCTGAGACGACTTCGCGAAGAGGAAGGCTATAATCCTTTCGAAAACGAAAAGTGGAACGTCGATCACACCGTCGCGCAGGTGCGGAAAGATTTCGATTATCTCAAGGCGGAAGAAGCCGTCCCCGAGACGAAATTTTCCATGGCCGGACGCCTGATGACGCTGCGCCGCCAAGGCAAGGCAGCGTTTGTCAACATGCAGGACGAGACGGGAACGATTCAGCTTTATTTCCGCTACGACACGCTGGGCGAGAAAGACTACACTTTCTTCAAGAAGTGGCTCGATTCCGGCGACATCATCGGCCTCGTCGGACATCCGTTCCGCACGCAGCGCGGCGAGCTGACGGTCGCCGTCGAGCGGTTCCGCCTGCTGACCAAGGCGCTCCGTCCCCTGCCCGAGAAGTGGCACGGCCTGACGGATCTCGAGATTCGTTACCGCAAGCGGTATCTCGATCTGATCGTCAATCCGGAAGCGCGCGAAGTTTTCAGAAAAAGGGCGAAGATCATCTCCACCTTCCGTGCCGTCCTCGAGAAGCACGGCACGCTGGAAGTCGAGACGCCGGTGCTTTCTTACCTTGCCGGCGGCGCCAACGCGCGTCCTTTCATCACCTATCACAACGCGCTGGGCGCCAACATGTACCTGCGCATCGCCACGGAGCTCTACCTGAAGCGGCTCGTCGTCGGCATGATGGGGCGCGTGTACGAGATCAGCAAGGACTTCCGCAACGAAGGCATGGACCTGACGCACAATCCGGAATTCACGATGATGGAAGTTTACTGGCCCTATGCGGATTACGTCGACATGATGGATCTGACCGAAGAACTGATCCGCGAGTCCTGCATCGCCGCCAACGGCACGCCGGTCATCGAACGAAACGGCGTCGCGCTGGATTTTGCCAAGCCGTTCCGCCGCGCCACGATGGTGGAGTTGGTGAAAGAGACCTGCGGCGTCGATTTCGCCGCCATCACCGACGAAGAAGCCCGCGACGCCGCCCGCCAGAACAAGATCGAGATCACGGGGCACGAATCGCGCTTCAAGATCCTCACCATGTTCATGGAGGAGTTTGTCGAAGAGAAGCTCGTGCAGCCGACGTTCGTGATGGGACATCCCGTCGAGATCTCGCCGCTGTCGAAGAAGGACCCCGAGCACCCCGACTACACCCACCGCTTCGAGCTGTTCTGCTGCGGCAAGGAACTCAGCAACGGCTACAGCGAGCTGAACGACCCCATCGACCAGAAAAACCGTTTTCTCGATCAGGCGCAGAAAAAGACCGAAGGAGAGGACGAAACGCATCCTTTCGACGAGGATTTTGTCGAAGCGCTGGAACAGGGGCTGCCGCCGACCGGCGGGCTGGGGATCGGCATGGACCGCGTCGTCATGTTCCTCACCAACTGCCGATCGATCCGCGACGTCATCTTCTTCCCGACGATGAAACCCGTGGAGAATCAGCAGCCGTCCAAGGATTCTGAGAATAAAGGATAA
- a CDS encoding helix-hairpin-helix domain-containing protein: protein MESRTKISLCVAGAIFCIGCAGAAVQIFKGSWRDEAPTTVAGPALWLQSPSYKLPASSSSEHYAYITGAVSRPGVYPISSDARVFQLVEAAGGFRFDADQSQVNLAAPVRDGAHVHVKAAALAPQPRAKSNSSQNRGRENETQYVYVNTATEEDLCALPGVGPSTARKIIEYRQTHGPFHSAEALLEVSGIGKGKLSHMQTLLRF, encoded by the coding sequence GTGGAGAGTCGGACGAAAATTTCTTTGTGCGTCGCCGGAGCCATATTCTGCATAGGCTGCGCCGGCGCCGCGGTGCAAATTTTCAAGGGAAGCTGGCGGGACGAAGCGCCGACGACGGTCGCGGGGCCCGCCCTGTGGCTTCAGTCGCCGTCTTACAAGCTGCCCGCTTCGTCTTCCTCCGAGCACTACGCTTATATCACCGGCGCCGTTTCCCGTCCGGGCGTTTATCCCATCTCATCGGACGCGCGGGTCTTCCAGCTCGTGGAAGCGGCCGGCGGTTTCCGCTTCGACGCCGATCAGTCGCAGGTCAATTTGGCCGCTCCGGTACGCGACGGCGCGCATGTTCACGTCAAAGCCGCCGCGCTCGCGCCTCAGCCCCGCGCAAAAAGCAACTCTTCTCAAAACAGGGGACGGGAAAACGAAACGCAGTACGTTTACGTCAACACGGCGACGGAGGAAGATCTGTGCGCGCTTCCCGGCGTCGGCCCGTCCACGGCCCGGAAAATCATAGAATACCGCCAGACCCACGGGCCTTTTCATTCCGCCGAGGCGCTGCTGGAAGTTTCCGGCATCGGCAAAGGCAAACTGAGCCACATGCAGACGCTGCTTCGGTTTTGA
- a CDS encoding tRNA dihydrouridine synthase: METKLTIGGVEVENPVFFAPLAGVSIAAVRRLFRRLGAAVTHTEMISSAGLLYAGTKTWRMTECTDDEKPLVLQLFTGDADSLCRSAERCLQSRSYAAFSINMACPMPKVHKKGAGSRLLQNPDVAFAMVRALKKFGLPVWPKIRKIVPDGREYRLDTLQFAEGLLAAGADNVTIHGRTPQQRYEGKADKREVVRAARRFEGKITASGDVYAPADVAFYLDNGCAAVLCARGAIADPFMVVHALQVLGYNVRMSHGDPSLEERAEILIGFADDLCRLHGERAALVLLRRFLSGFFRGRAGTAEFKRALASAKDWDSAYGLLRGWRSYFERGFM; this comes from the coding sequence ATGGAAACGAAACTCACGATCGGCGGGGTGGAAGTCGAGAACCCCGTGTTTTTTGCGCCTTTGGCTGGCGTCAGCATTGCGGCGGTGCGGCGGCTTTTCCGCCGCCTGGGGGCCGCTGTGACCCATACGGAGATGATCAGCAGCGCGGGGCTCCTTTACGCCGGAACGAAGACCTGGCGGATGACGGAATGTACCGACGATGAAAAGCCGCTCGTACTGCAGCTTTTTACGGGCGACGCGGACAGTCTGTGCCGCTCGGCGGAGCGGTGTTTGCAAAGTCGCTCGTACGCCGCGTTCAGCATCAACATGGCTTGTCCGATGCCGAAGGTACACAAAAAGGGCGCCGGCAGCCGTCTGCTGCAAAATCCCGACGTCGCCTTCGCGATGGTGCGCGCGCTGAAAAAATTCGGCCTGCCCGTCTGGCCCAAGATCCGCAAGATCGTTCCGGACGGCCGCGAATATCGTTTGGATACGCTGCAGTTCGCCGAGGGTTTGCTTGCGGCCGGGGCCGACAACGTGACGATCCATGGACGCACGCCCCAGCAGCGGTACGAGGGGAAAGCCGATAAACGCGAAGTCGTCCGCGCGGCGCGGCGCTTCGAAGGCAAAATCACCGCTTCGGGGGACGTTTACGCCCCCGCCGACGTCGCGTTCTATCTCGACAACGGCTGCGCGGCGGTGCTCTGCGCCCGCGGCGCGATCGCGGATCCTTTTATGGTCGTGCACGCTTTGCAGGTTTTGGGTTATAATGTTCGAATGTCACACGGCGATCCTTCGCTGGAAGAACGCGCGGAAATCCTTATTGGCTTTGCGGACGATCTCTGTCGGCTTCATGGCGAGCGCGCGGCTCTTGTGCTCTTGAGGCGTTTTCTTTCCGGATTTTTCAGGGGCAGGGCGGGGACCGCGGAGTTCAAACGCGCGCTGGCCAGCGCGAAAGACTGGGATTCTGCGTACGGGCTCCTCCGCGGCTGGCGCTCATATTTTGAAAGGGGATTCATGTAA